A genomic window from Daphnia carinata strain CSIRO-1 chromosome 9, CSIRO_AGI_Dcar_HiC_V3, whole genome shotgun sequence includes:
- the LOC130688514 gene encoding probable cardiolipin synthase (CMP-forming): MCSMNLLRLSSIFKTCNSNITSSVLRYRSTSVMVCQLQRFRHIAHYRKKGMKNVALMSQVFENVKSLKLYSTQNLPGKNVKDQTENILTIPNFLTVGRMIMCPILGYLVIQNDYPTAFGLFVIAGITDLLDGWIARTFPSQSSLAGSFLDPLADKLLIGTLFISLTFSGVIPMPLTVLIVARDSLLVASGFYVRYISLEPPRTVGRYFDPSLATAQLAPTNISKFNTAVQLLLVACSLAVPAFSVGEPILPVLWYVTGTTTVLSGLSYVFAKNTYRIITRSRAK, encoded by the exons ATGTGCAGCATGAACCTTCTCAGGCTATCCAGCATTTTTAAAACGTGCAATTCAAATATAACGTCGTCGGTGTTACGTTACCGATCAACCTCTGTAATGGTGTGTCAACTGCAACGTTTTCGCCATATCGCACATTACcggaaaaaaggaatgaaaaacgTTGCACTTATGTCCCAAgtatttgaaaatgtaaagaGCCTTAAACTGTACTCCACTCAAAATCTTCCAGGAAAAAACGTTAAAGACCAGACCGAGAATATCCTCACGATACCAAATTTTCTTACTGTTGGCAGAATGATAATGTGTCCAATACTTGGCTATCTAGTCATCCAAAATGATTATCCTACTGCATTTGGCTTATTTGTGATTGCTGGAATCACTGATTTA cTTGATGGATGGATAGCCAGAACATTTCCCAGCCAGTCTTCTTTAGCTGGGAGTTTTCTAGACCCTTTGGCTGATAAATTGCTCATAGGAACCCTTTTCATTAGTCTTACCTTTAGTGGAGTTATTCCAA TGCCACTTACTGTACTTATTGTTGCGAGAGATTCTTTACTTGTTGCTTCTGGTTTCTATGTTCGCTACATCTCTTTGGAGCCACCT CGAACTGTGGGTCGTTATTTCGATCCCTCGTTGGCTACAGCACAATTAGCGCCAACAAATATTTCGAAATTCAACACTGCCGTTCAGCTACTGCTCGTGGCCTGCAGTCTTGCCGTCCCTGCATTTAGTGTTGGAGAACCAATTCTGCCCGTTTTATG GTATGTGACAGGAACGACAACCGTCTTATCGGGACTCAGTTATGTGTTTGCTAAAAACACTTATCGCATCATAACGCGATCTCGtgcaaaatga
- the LOC130688276 gene encoding 2-oxoadipate dehydrogenase complex component E1-like, whose translation MTSLMLCRNQCNLKYFQRVVSPLSSFRGYHSRQGVYGFKPQIHASHTNNADGKEGNYHFRDQNPNLLRLVEAYHRYGHLKAALDPLNLQETHNVPELSPLFYGLPDTEQTSDVVQQLQKMYCSSTGVEFMHIESLEERGWLIAEHEAISSLEVDPVTKKEVAESMIISQNFDNFVGSKFPTVKRYGGEGAESCIPFYREIFKLASAHDAEHVFMCMAHRGRLNLLTGMLNCPYELMFSKMKGRSELPVGTKGIGDVLSHLTSVTKLNFDGKSVSVTMLPNPSHLEAANPFTAGRVRAEQQRIQEGDYGSGNMGDRVICLQVHGDAAISGQGVVQETLAFSQVPHFTVGGSLHLIVNNQVGYTTPADRARSSRYCSDIAKSIGVPIIHVNGDDPEAVVRAARLAWNYRKKFRRDIFVDVLCYRRWGHNEMDEPTFTNPVMYSAIHSRGCSIPDAYCRKLIDEGVMDKEAHQNLLTIHTNQMSIAFKEADSYSPSASASYSQVGEQQSKALKTATGDITSWDTGVDLDVLRWVGARSVHIPSNFSLHPTLKRGHVDARLTKILSGTNLDWSTAESLAIASLLYQGYDCRISGQDVGRGTFSQRHCMLVDQQSNEVYIPLNDLGTPDGSQGHLEVANSILSEEAVLAFEYGNSVGRPDALCIWEAQFGDFFNGAQIIIDTFVTSGETKWQLQSGLVMVLPHGFDGAGPEHSTCRIERFLQLTDSREDIADCDDINMQVVNPTTPAQIFHLLRRQVVRPFRKPLIVAGPKLLLRFPAAVSTLQDLAPGTSFQPVLDDTLESPSDVRRMLFVSGKHYYALNQQRQEKGLKDVAIIRLEELCPFPALGIQKLVAKYSNAKEFIWCQEEPRNGGAWNFVEPRFRNVVGINLRYSGRPVLAAPAVGISAQHKIEVTNLVKDIFSG comes from the exons ATGACGAGTTTGATGTTGTGTCGGAATCAATGtaatttgaaatattttcaacGGGTAGTTTCACCTCTTTCTTCCTTTCGGGGTTATCATAGTAGACAGGGCGTTTACGGTTTTAAACCCCAAATCCATGCTTCTCATACCAATAATGCAG ATGGTAAAGAAGGAAATTACCATTTTCGAGATCAAAATCCCAACCTTCTTAGATTGGTTGAGGCATATCACAGATATGGTCATCTGAAGGCTGCTCTTGATCCACTTAATTTGCAAGAAACACA TAATGTACCTGAATTATCTCCATTATTCTATGGATTACCTGATACTGAACAAACTTCTGATGTTGTGCAGCAATTACAAAAAATGTATTGCAGTTCAACCGGAGTTGAGTTTATGCACATTGAGTCCCTTGAAGAAAGAGGATGGTTAATCGCTGAACATGAGGCAATTAGTTCCTTGGAAGTTGATCCTGTAACAAAGAAGGAAGTAGCTGAGTCTATGATAATTTCCCAAAACTTCGACAACTTTGTCGGGTCTAAATTTCCCACAGTGAAACGTTATGGAGGAGAAGGGGCAGAGAGCTGCATACCCTTCTATagggaaattttcaaattggCTTCTGCTCACGATGCCGAGCATGTATTCATGTGTATGGCTCATCGcg GGAGACTGAACCTGCTAACCGGTATGCTAAATTGCCCATACGAACTCATGTTTAGTAAAATGAAGGGCCGAAGTGAACTTCCTGTTGGAACGAAGG GAATTGGTGATGTATTGTCTCACTTAACTAGTGtgacaaaattaaatttcgATGGAAAAAGTGTGTCGGTTACCATGCTTCCCAATCCCTCTCATTTAGAGGCTGCGAATCCGTTTACGGCAGGAAGGGTGCGTGCTGAACAGCAAAG GATTCAAGAGGGTGATTACGGCTCTGGAAATATGGGTGATCGCGTGATTTGTCTACAGGTACATGGAGATGCTGCCATTTCAG GTCAAGGAGTTGTGCAGGAAACGCTTGCATTTAGCCAAGTTCCACATTTTACTGTTGGAGGTTCTTTACACTTAATTGTCAACAACCAAGTAGGCTACACCACCCCTGCAGATCGCGCTCGTTCGTCACGATATTGCAGTGATATAGCTAAATCGATTGGGGTGCCGATCATTCATGTCAATGGAGATGATCCCGAAGCGGTTGTTCGTGCCGCACGTTTGGCATGGAACTACAGGAAAAAATTTCGACGTGATATTTTCGTAGATGTGCTTTGCTACAGAAG GTGGGGTCACAATGAAATGGACGAGCCAACATTCACTAACCCCGTTATGTATTCAGCTATTCATTCTCGCGGCTGCTCCATACCTGATGCCTACTGCCGAAA GCTCATAGATGAAGGAGTTATGGACAAAGAAGCCCATCAAAACTTGCTAACAATCCATACGAACCAGATGAGTATTGCGTTCAAAGAAGCAGATTCATACTCACCTTCAGCCTCAGCAAGCTACAGCCAAGTTGGAGAACAACAGTCAAAAGCGCTTAAG ACAGCAACGGGAGATATCACATCCTGGGATACTGGTGTGGATTTAGACGTTTTACGATGGGTGGGGGCTAGGTCCGTTCACATACCTAGTAATTTTTCCCTCCACCCAACGTTAAAAAGAGGCCACGTTGATGCTCGTCTTACCAAAATTTTGAGTGGCACTAACTTGGACTGGTCAACGGCAGAATCTTTGGCGATAGCCTCTTTGCTTTATCAAG GTTATGATTGCCGAATTAGTGGACAGGACGTCGGTCGTGGCACATTTTCACAGCGTCATTGCATGTTAGTAGACCAACAGTCGAATGAAGTTTATATTCCCTTAAACGATCTTGGAACACCTGACGGTAGCCAAGGTCATCTGGAG GTTGCCAACAGCATCTTGTCGGAAGAAGCGGttttggcttttgagtatg GTAATAGTGTCGGCCGTCCGGACGCTCTGTGCATATGGGAAGCTCAGTTCGGCGATTTCTTCAATG GGGCTCAAATTATCATCGATACGTTTGTGACATCGGGCGAGA CTAAGTGGCAGCTACAGAGTGGATTAGTGATGGTGTTACCTCATGGCTTTGATGGTGCTGGACCTGAGCACTCCACTTGTCGAATTGAACGCTTTTTGCAGTTGACTGACAGCCGAGAGGACATTGCTGATTGTGACGATATCAATATGCAG GTGGTCAATCCTACCACACCCGCTCAAATTTTCCATTTACTTCGACGGCAAGTTGTACGCCCATTTCGCAAGCCCCTTATCGTCGCTGGCCCGAAATTACTTCTTCGTTTCCCAGCTGCAGTATCAACATTACAAGATTTAGCTCCTGGCACCTCATTTCAACCTGTGTTAGATGACACATTGGAATCTCCTTCGGATGTCCGACGAATGCTTTTCGTCAGTGGAAAGCACTATTATGCTCTTAACCAGCAACGCCAAGAAAAGGGGTTGAAAGACGTAGCTATTATCCGTTTGGAAGAACTGTGTCCTTTCCCGGCTCTTGGTATCCAAAAGCTGGTGGCCAAATACTCAAATGCGAAGGAATTTATCTGGTGCCAAGAAGAGCCTCGTAACGGAGGTGCCTGGAACTTTGTTGAACCCCGTTTTCGCAATGTAGTTGGTATTAACCTTCGCTATTCTGGCCGCCCAGTTTTGGCAGCGCCTGCTGTCGGGATTTCTGCCCAGCACAAAATCGAGGTAACCAATTTAGTGAAAGACATTTTCTCTGGTTAA
- the LOC130688301 gene encoding protein C12orf4 homolog, which translates to MDDSEVISQALAGLIDTEFVAKQLEQAFKDEILANASSEQVSDEEVMADVYQRVLLSPAVESLLTQEYELSVQMQDLVDEQEREWQELTQRQTDELQYAVDLLTEVEVNEVSVRHCEERQIFESGWESRLINVQETQRLHFREWLLGMAEIVETGGQLPIRPEDDFEHVPRNLENIDVETVFRLEESFTIQLGAQMKQTHNLRLISADVLDLCRLPLTTSNDPQRLQMALSLYSSNQSGLVLLVDDRLSAYTGMEKEFLRICRRGAELHFPRADLQLENARNTFTTNAYNWRQQISNRRICDEELNSSPPKTKTPRLGDMYVSRHSNLAQVHVVFHLVSDDSVRSNEINSRHPVLLGLRHILRTAVVSDITTLTIPLLLVHELSEEMTVPWCLRRAELVFKCVKGFMMELASYGGGVDARGTASSPTLQFLLPRDAADEVFHALAAMLPGVFRVSNPLVLRSDAAR; encoded by the exons ATGGATGATTCTGAAGTGATTAGTCAAGCACTAGCTGGTTTGATTGACACAGAATTTGTTGCGAAGCAACTTGAGCAAGCCTTCAAAGAT GAAATTTTGGCCAATGCCTCCAGCGAGCAAGTGTCAGATGAAGAAGTCATGGCAGATGTTTATCAGAGAGTTCTTCTGTCTCCTGCAGTTGAATCGCTTCTAACTCAAGAATATGAACTATCCGTCCAAATGCAAGACTTGGTTGATGAACAGGAAAGAGAATGGCAGGAATTAACTCAAAGACAAACAGATGAACTTCAGTATGCTGTTGATCTTTTGACAGAAGTAGAAGTTAATGAGGTTTCAGTTCGTCACTGTGAAGAAAGGCAAATCTTTGAAAGTGGATGGGAAAGCAGACTCATCAATGTTCAAGAAACACAGAGGCTACACTTTAGAGAATGGCTACTTGGCATGGCTGAAATTGTTGAAACTGGAGGACAGTTGCCAATACGTCCTGAAGATGATTTTGAGCATGTTCCTCGTAACCTGGAGAATATTGATGTTGAAACTGTTTTCCGTCTGGAAGAGAGTTTCACTATACAGCTGGGGGctcaaatgaaacaaactcATAACTTGAGATTGATTTCAGCTGATGTGTTAGATCTGTGCAGGTTGCCATTGACAACTAGCAACGACCCTCAACGTCTCCAAATGGCTCTCTCGCTCTATTCGAGTAATCAAAGTGGACTAGTCCTGTTAGTCGATGATAGGCTGTCAGCCTATACAGGCATGGAGAAAGAATTTCTCCGAATTTGTCGAAGGGGAGCCGAACTTCATTTTCCTCGCGCCGATTTGCAACTTGAAAATGCTCGGAATACATTTACTACCAATGCCTACAATTGGAGGCAGCAG ATTTCGAATCGTCGAATCTGTGATGAAGAACTAAACAGTAGCCCACCTAAAACGAAAACCCCACGGCTTGGTGACATGTACGTGAGCCGGCATTCCAATCTCGCCCAG GTGCACGTGGTGTTCCATTTAGTATCGGACGACAGCGTTCGATCGAACGAGATCAATTCACGGCACCCGGTACTCCTGGGCCTCCGCCATATTTTGCGGACTGCCGTTGTTTCTGATATCACGACCTTGACCATTCCCTTGCTGTTGGTGCACGAGCTCAGCGAAGAGATGACTGTACCGTGGTGTTTACGCAGGGCTGAGCTCGTCTTCAAATGCGTCAAG GGCTTCATGATGGAGTTGGCTTCCTATGGTGGTGGCGTCGATGCCAGAGGAACGGCCTCATCACCTACACTTCAGTTTTTGCTACCTCGAGACGCTGCCGACGAAGTGTTTCACGCTTTGGCCGCCATGCTTCCTGGCGTCTTTCGAGTCTCGAATCCGTTGGTTCTGCGTTCAGATGCGGCTCGATGA
- the LOC130688515 gene encoding histone acetyltransferase KAT7-like — translation MSSKSKKRVSTSEDSSSSSSSDSSSSSSSGSDSSSSDSESSQASANKPSVKKKLNRTRVSSTNSSSDSGPKKENLVKKDEPKKKQNAATRTKQTLPPKKGAAAVPTKPPKKPPAKNSTPVKKQPQPSSSANVSEASNKSPKLQQKMRSIFSPENSSMSSDSEATPNPKKSTVLQSSEVSDSDTESGNQVNQSKSKGPRARVQPRPAARKSSDSEGENKTQGKQPARKLTRSSSARIRKSKHVIGKVSDSDSEPEVPVSNKSSGATAKRKPAAAKGKSASAANRKLQPKEISSYSGSAPSSQESCNTPTMEERKCPMAGCDSSGHLNGKTDRHLSLQACPSYHNLTMSECAALRLNAESQLNHWSAISTNRQDFHVRTPRSPRSSGPTTDQLKEQQKVRQARAQKSERKDIDTSAPAELDENAEDKWREREPNLTGLTSEYDLALFRASQAEASTKYEEELKSLPASGGLRFIEMGRFEMEVWYQSPYPDDLARLPKLYLCEFCLVYMRSRTILRRHAAKCVWRHPPGDEIYRKEKVSVWEVDGQKQKTYCQNLCLLAKCFLDTKTLYYDVEPFLFYVMTVADSEGCHSVGYFSKEKNSFLNYNVSCIMTLPPYQRQGYGRLLIDFSYLLTRTEGKVGSPEKPLSDLGLISYRSYWKDVLLEHVCSYPGKEISIKDLSQEMAINAYDIVSTLQALGMMKYWKGKHIVLKKRDVIEEYQERAKRRGPEWRHTDAKYLRWRPFVVPQEPPP, via the exons ATGTCCAGCAAATCTAAAAAAAGG GTGAGTACATCAGAAGACTCAAGCTCAAGTAGCAGTAGTGATAgttcatcttcatcatcatctggAAGTGATTCAAGTAGTTCTGATTCTGAAAGTTCACAAGCTTCAGCTAACAAGCCatcagttaaaaaaaagttaaatagAACACGAGTGTCTAGCACCAATTCTAGTTCTGATTCTggccccaaaaaagaaaatcttgtgaaaaaagatgaacccaagaaaaaacaaaatgcagcAACAAGGACAAAGCAAACCCTACCCCCGAAAAAAGGAGCCGCTGCAGTGCCTACAAAACCTCCCAAGAAACCCCCTGCTAAGAACAGCACACCAGTCAAAAAGCAACCTCAACCAAGTTCAAGTGCAAATGTTTCTGAAGCAAGCAACAAAAGTCCTAAATTACAGCAAAAAATGAGGAGTATTTTCAGCCCAGAAAATAGCAGCATGAGCAGTGACAGTGAGGCTACTCCAAACCCCAA GAAAAGTACAGTGTTGCAGTCATCTGAAGTGTCTGATTCAGATACAGAATCTGGAAACCAGGTCAACCAATCCAAGTCAAAAGGTCCCCGTGCAAGAGTTCAACCCAGACCAGCAGCTAGGAAGTCATCTGATAGTGAAGGAGAGAATAAAACACAAGGAAAACAAcccg CGAGGAAATTAACAAGATCCTCCAGTGCCCGGATAAGAAAGAGTAAACATGTCATCGGTAAGGTTTCCGATTCGGATTCCGAACCTGAAGTGCCAGTTAGTAATAAATCCAGTGGTGCGACGGCGAAACGGAAGCCAGCTGCAGCAAAAGGTAAATCTGCCTCAGCTGCAAATCGCAAACTGCAACCCAAAGAAATAAGTAGCTACAGTGGTAGCGCTCCTTCATCTCAAGAAAGCTGTAACACCCCAACCATGGAAGAGAGAAAGTGCCCAATGGCTGGATGCGATTCTTCAG GGCATCTGAATGGGAAGACCGACCGCCACCTAAGTTTACAAGCCTGTCCATCTTATCATAATTTAACAATGAGTGAATGCGCCGCGCTACGTCTTAATGCAGAATCTCAATTGAATCACTGGTCTGCCATTAGTACAA ACCGACAAGATTTTCATGTTCGAACACCAAGGTCGCCGCGGTCATCAGGTCCGACTACTGATCAACTAAAAGAACAGCAGAAAGTCCGCCAAGCTCGAGCTCAGAAGTCTGAACGGAAGGATATTGACACATCAGCTCCGGCTGAGCTGGACGAAAACGCCGAAGACAAATGGAGAGAAAGGGAACCTAACCTTACAGGCCTCACGTCGGAATACGATCTGGCTTTATTCCGGGCATCCCAGGCTGAAGCCAGCACTAAATAT gAGGAGGAACTGAAGAGTTTACCAGCGTCTGGTGGGCTTCGCTTTATTGAAATGGGAAGATTCGAGATGGAAGTTTGGTATCAGAGTCCCTATCCCGACGATTTGGCCCGCCTCCCGAAGCTCTACCTCTGCGAATTTTGTTTAGTGTACATGCGTTCGCGTACAATATTAAGGAGGCACGCCGCAAAGTGTGTCTGGAGACATCCACCCGGTGACGAGATCTATCG GAAAGAGAAGGTGAGCGTGTGGGAGGTGGACGGTCAGAAACAGAAAACATACTGCCAGAATCTATGTTTACTGGCAAAGTGCTTCCTCGATACCAAAACCCTGTACTACGATGTCGAACCTTTTCTATTCTACGTCATGACTGTCGCCGACTCGGAAGGTTGTCACAGTGTCGGTTATTTCAGCAAAGAGAAAa ATTCTTTCCTCAACTATAATGTCTCCTGTATTATGACTCTGCCCCCTTACCAGCGCCAAGGATATGGGCGGCTGCTCATCGATTTCA GCTATTTGCTCACTCGGACAGAGGGCAAAGTGGGTTCTCCAGAAAAGCCACTTTCTGATTTAGGTCTCATCTCTTATAGATCGTACTGGAAAGATGTGTTACTAGAACACGTCTGTTCCTACCCGGGTAAAGAGATCTCCATCAAGGACCTCAGCCAGGAAATGGCAATCAACGCGTACGACATAGTCAGCACGTTACAGGCACTCGGCATGATGAAATATTGGAAGGGAAAGCATATCGTTTTGAAAAAACGCGATGTGATTGAAGAGTATCAAGAAAGAGCAAAGCGGCGTGGGCCTGAATGGAGGCACACGGATGCCAAGTACTTAAGGTGGCGGCCATTCGTCGTACCGCAAGAACCACCACcctaa